The Actinomyces wuliandei genome contains the following window.
TACCGCTCCTGGATCGACTACGCCGAGGAGTTCCTCATCACCGAGCCGGGCGTGTGGACCCACGAGCTGGACCAGGACAACCATCCCTCCACCCGGACCTGGGAGGGGCACCCGGACATCTACCACGCGCTGCAGATGACTCTTGTCCCCCGCCTGCCGGTCTGGCCGTGCGCGGGACAGGCCCTGGCGGAGGGACGGCTGGACAGGCCGGAGTCCGCAGTGCCGGTGCACGCCCAGCAGCCCCGGCGGCGCGGGTTCTTCGGGCGCTGAGTCCCAGTGCCGATGGGGGCCGGATCGGTGGCCGGGAGCGCTGCTGGCTCCTGGTCCTTGTCGGTGACGAAGGCCGCCCAGCCCGGGCCGGGCCTGTAGGTGCCCTCGGCTGAGTGAGATGGTAGAGTGACGTCCGTTCCGCCTGGGGCGGGATGCCGGAGAGGTGACAGAGCGGCCGAATGTGGCGGTCTTGAAAACCGCTGTGCGCCTGGCGCACCGGGGGTTCGAATCCCTCCCTCTCCGCGGCGGTCCACTGGACAGCGGTGCTGTGCGTGGGCAGCCTGTCGCCTAACAGGTGATGGAGATGTCGCATAGTGGCCTAGTGCGCCTCCCTGCTAAGGAGGTTGGGGTGGAAGCCCCTCGGGAGTTCGAATCTCCCCATCTCCGCCACGGTCTGTGGTGACCAGGCCCCGCCAGAACTCCTGGCGGGGCCTGGTCATCCTGGGGGAGGCTGTCTGGGCGCGGTGGGGCCAGGTCCGCGCGGTGGCTGCTCGGTGGGGCAGGTATGTGGATCGGCCGAGGAGGCTCGGAGTTCTGTGCCAAGCCTCACGAGACCTGGATTTGTCCAGCGGCGGCGCCCCGAGTAACCTTCATTCCTGTCGGCAACGACGTGCGCCTGTAGCTCAACGGATAGAGCATCTGACTACGGATCAGAAGGTTGGGGGTTCGAATCCCTTCGGGCGCGCCACACCTCGTCATCGGCTGAAGAGTCGGAGGCGGGGTGTTTTCCATGTCTGCGGGTGCTGGCTTCCCGGTGGGTATTGGCTGGTGGGTACTAGCTGGCTGGTGCTGCGGGTACTACCTGCGGGGTGCCCTTGTTGGCTATTCGGCCTCCTGCCCGTCTGGTGCCCTCGCTGGCTGTCGGTGTCTTGTCCGCCCGGTGCCCTGGCGGTGACTCGGCTCCGGCTCGGGGTGGTTGACGGAGGTCGGGGTACGTCGTGCGACTCCCCTGCACTCCGTTGGCGCACCCTGGAGTCGTAAACCGGTACCGGGGAGTTGGCTCGTGCCCGGCAGCGGGACCTGATCCATGTCTCGACTGTCTTGGTTGGCCCCAACGGCCTTGGTTGGCCCCGACTGTCTTGGTTGACCCCGACTGTCTTGGTTGACCCCGACTGTCTTGGTTGACCCCGATCGAGCGTCCGGCCGGGGACGGGAGCCTGTGTTGTCTTTTTTGGTTGTGTCGGCTGGGACGGAGCCGGGCAAGGATGCATGGCGCGATTTGCGGGTGACTGGATTTTGTCGTGTTGTGGTGGCACGAGGTGAACTGGGCTCGCATGCGGAGGTCAAGGCAGGCTGGCGCGGTTCTCGTTCCGGCCGACATTCTCCACCTCAGCATGATCTGCGTGAGACCGCCTCGCACGCCTCACGCCGGGCTGACATAGCGCAGACAACTACTCCTCCCGTGCTCCTGTCCTCCCCTAATCCTGGCTCGCCCTGCCGGTGGGGCACACCACCCCGGCGTCGCTGGTAGGGCGGAGGCGGTGGGGCCGCCCGTTCCTACTGGTGAGGCCTGGCTGATTTCCTTTCGGCCGGTGCTGATCGAACAAGCCCTCGCCTGCACCGCAGGTTTCCTGGGTGGGCGAGGTGGGGGTCGGCTTTCTGGGCGGGTTGCGTGGGGGCCGGCTTTCTGGGCGGGTTGCGTGGGAGCTGGATCCCTGGGCGGGTTGCGTGGGAGCTGGATCCCTGGGCGGGCGAGGTGGGAGTTAACTCTCCGGCTGGATTGTGTGTGAGTGGATGCACGTGGCCCGGCTCAGGGGACCGTACGCTGCGGCACCCCCTGAGCCGGGCCAGTACTTTCTCAGGCCACTACCGCCTCAGGCGGCCTGGTCCTCAGCCTCCGGCAAGGGGTCAGCCGGGCAGATCTCGCCCTCCTCGGGCAGCGTCCCCTCCGTCAGGAAGGTGCTGATCGCTTGGGTGGAGCACGTGTTGCTACCGGCCGAGCCGTGCAGCGCCTCGTTGACGGACAGCAGGTGCCCAGAGTCGAGCTGGTCCGCCAGGGCCACCGACCACGGGTAGGGGGTCTGGGCGTCGTCGTAGACGCCGACCACTAGGATCGGGTCCGATCCCGAGGCGCTGACCGGGGCGGGGTCCCGGGCGTCCTCCGCGTGCCCCCAGCCGTGGCAGAAGGCGTCGATGTAGGCAAGGTCCTCACTGTAGGAGAAGGGGAAGGACTCCTTGAGGTCAGCGGCGTGGGCCTCCCACGCGGCCTCGTCACCGGTGTCGGGGTAGTCGGAGCAGAACACCGCGTTGAAAGCAGCCTCGGAGTTCTTGTCGCTGATCAATTCCTCGGCGGTCTTCGGCGCCTGCTCCAGCGGGTCGCTACCCTGGTTCTTCATGATCCAGGTCTCCCTGTACATGCTGAGCAGCAGGGTACCGTCGTGCCCGTTGACCGCCTGGCCCAGGGCCTTCGTCAGAGAGGGCCAGAGCACCTGCCTCTGCTGGCTGAGGTACTGGATGAGGGAGAGGGTGACAGCCCTGTTGAGCGTTATGTCCACCTCGTCAACCGGGAGCGGGTCAGCGTCCAGGTTGGTGAGGAAGGTGTCGAGCTGGGCCAAGGCCTCCTCCTTGGGGCCGGTCAGCGGGCACGCCTCCTCCGCCAGGCAGGACTCCACGTAGGTGTTGAGCGCGTACTCGTCGTGTGCGATGTTGTCTGAGCGGATCTGGGCGCGGCCGATGGAGGGGTCCATGGCGGAGTCGAGGACTACGCGGCCCACCGTGTCCGGGAAGCGCTCGGCGTAGATGGCGCCCAGGTAGGTGCCGTAGGAGAAGCCTAGGAAGTTGAGCTTCTGGTCACCCACCACGCCGCGCATGACATCCATGTCCTGGACCACCGTGGTGGCGTCCATGTGGTCCAGCAGCTCGGGAACCTGCGAGTACTGCTCGCACGCTGCTGCGTCAGCCTGACCATAGGCGACGTAGTCCGCGGCCGAGCTGGCCTGCTCAGACGCGGCAGTGGCGTCCTCTGGGGCAGTCTGCGGGGTGGTCTCTGGAGTGTCCGTGGACGTGTCGATCCTGGCGCCCGCCTGCTGGTCGAGCTCGGCCTCCAGCTCCTCCTGGCTCCAGCAGGTCAGGGGCGTGGAGCTGCCGACCCCCCTGGGGTCGAAGCCGATGACGTCGTAGGTGGCCAGGGTCTCCGGGGTGAAGAACGTGGAGGCTGCGGGGACGAGGTCAACGCCGCTGCCGCCGGGGCCGCCGGGGTTGAGGAACAGGGAGCCGCCCTCAGCGTCGCCGTCGGAGGCGGGCAGCCTCTTGAGGGCCAGGGTGATGGTCTGCCCGTCGGGCTGGTCGTAGTCCAGCGGCACCGTGAGGGTGGCGCACTCGTACCCCTCGCTGCCGTCCTCGCAGCCGCCCCAGGCCAGGTCCTGGTTGTAGAAGGGTTGCAGGTCGGGGTTCTCGGCGCCGGGGGTGGTGGAGGGCGCTGACTCGGAGCCGGAGTCCGAGCCTGAGGCGGACTGCGACGGCGACGCGTCTGAGCTGGTCGTGCCCGGGTCGGTGCTGCTGCCCGCAGCTGATGCGGGAGAC
Protein-coding sequences here:
- a CDS encoding alpha/beta hydrolase, with translation MRHRHSRLSRLAASALALGLALPLAALLPQSPASAAGSSTDPGTTSSDASPSQSASGSDSGSESAPSTTPGAENPDLQPFYNQDLAWGGCEDGSEGYECATLTVPLDYDQPDGQTITLALKRLPASDGDAEGGSLFLNPGGPGGSGVDLVPAASTFFTPETLATYDVIGFDPRGVGSSTPLTCWSQEELEAELDQQAGARIDTSTDTPETTPQTAPEDATAASEQASSAADYVAYGQADAAACEQYSQVPELLDHMDATTVVQDMDVMRGVVGDQKLNFLGFSYGTYLGAIYAERFPDTVGRVVLDSAMDPSIGRAQIRSDNIAHDEYALNTYVESCLAEEACPLTGPKEEALAQLDTFLTNLDADPLPVDEVDITLNRAVTLSLIQYLSQQRQVLWPSLTKALGQAVNGHDGTLLLSMYRETWIMKNQGSDPLEQAPKTAEELISDKNSEAAFNAVFCSDYPDTGDEAAWEAHAADLKESFPFSYSEDLAYIDAFCHGWGHAEDARDPAPVSASGSDPILVVGVYDDAQTPYPWSVALADQLDSGHLLSVNEALHGSAGSNTCSTQAISTFLTEGTLPEEGEICPADPLPEAEDQAA